The following coding sequences are from one Triticum aestivum cultivar Chinese Spring chromosome 5A, IWGSC CS RefSeq v2.1, whole genome shotgun sequence window:
- the LOC123108395 gene encoding uncharacterized protein codes for MGKGKVHPSPSPSAAGGETAEGVLLRLLPAVVLAMAAPLGPEGKEVLAYLVLASLRSSAPPTPAREEPSAAGEGCGRKPHRPELGCGCFGCYTAYWSRWDGSPERDREAIHRAIEAFDEHLARKEEGKGGRRRKKRAASSKGKAKASAAVDPQLPEQGETSAAAAPVLAEVVEGGEEVVKKTVEEEEETTAACARDDVPEERRRRVWGAVAGVFNWRGWGLWGSH; via the coding sequence ATGGGCAAGGGCAAGGTccacccgtcgccgtcgccgtcggcggccggcggcgagacggcggagggggtgcTCCTCCGGCTGCTCCCCGCGGTCGTGCTCGCCATGGCGGCGCCGCTGGGGCCCGAGGGGAAGGAGGTGCTCGCGTACCTCGTCCTCGCCTCGCTGCGCTCCTCGGCGCCGCCCACGCCGGCGAGGGAGGAGCCCTCCGCGGCCGGGGAGGGGTGCGGGCGGAAGCCCCACCGCCCGGAGCTCGGGTGCGGGTGCTTCGGGTGCTACACGGCCTACTGGTCGCGCTGGGACGGGTCCCCGGAGCGCGACCGCGAGGCGATTCACCGGGCCATCGAGGCCTTCGACGAGCACCTGGCCCGGAAGGAGGAGGGCAAGGGTGGCCGCCGCCGCAAGAAGCGAGCAGCCTCCTCCAAGGGCAAGGCCAAGGCGTCGGCCGCCGTTGACCCTCAGCTGCCGGAGCAGGGGGAGACCTCGGCCGCCGCGGCTCCTGTGCTGGCGGAGGTGGTTGAAGGCGGGGAGGAGGTAGTGAAGaagacggtggaggaggaggaagaaaccacCGCGGCCTGCGCCCGCGACGACGTTCCGGAGGAGCGCAGGCGGCGGGTGTGGGGCGCGGTCGCCGGCGTGTTCAACTGGAGGGGATGGGGCCTGTGGGGGTCCCACTAG